A genomic stretch from Telmatocola sphagniphila includes:
- a CDS encoding 3'-5' exoribonuclease YhaM family protein: MSRRTISTLRDGDSVDEVFLATDKQLRNNRNGQSFIQVTIQDRSGNLTGRVWNAGEALFRTFEIGEYIRVKGKAQLFQGALQLIVNNIEKIDSSGVNLADFLPRTEQDITKLFERLRGYLMKLTNPYLKSLAQCYLMDDKFVAAFCQAPAGVKVHHAYVGGLLEHVTTMMDVADRILPFYPDVNRDLLMIGVFLHDTGKIRELTYESAFNYSDEGQLLGHMNIGIEMLKHYEGQVKSLLGENMPEDLSVRLKHMIISHHGTAEFGSPKIPMTPEAVALHAIDSLDSRIHITVREIKDDVISNSNWTPYNAALQRKLYKGPKPKNGTPAQEDED, from the coding sequence ATGAGCAGACGTACCATTTCCACCTTGCGCGATGGAGATTCCGTCGACGAAGTTTTTCTCGCTACCGACAAACAGCTTCGCAATAACCGCAACGGACAATCTTTCATTCAAGTCACGATCCAGGATCGTTCCGGGAATTTGACCGGTCGGGTTTGGAATGCCGGGGAAGCTCTCTTTCGAACCTTCGAAATCGGGGAATATATCCGGGTTAAGGGTAAAGCGCAGTTGTTCCAGGGTGCCCTGCAACTGATCGTCAACAACATCGAGAAGATCGACTCTTCAGGTGTGAATCTCGCCGATTTTCTACCGCGTACCGAACAGGACATCACCAAACTGTTCGAGCGTTTGCGCGGCTATCTGATGAAGCTGACCAACCCCTATCTGAAATCGCTGGCCCAGTGTTATCTGATGGACGACAAGTTCGTCGCTGCATTCTGCCAGGCCCCAGCCGGGGTGAAAGTCCACCACGCCTATGTAGGCGGTCTTCTCGAACACGTCACCACCATGATGGATGTGGCCGACCGGATTCTGCCCTTTTATCCCGACGTGAATCGCGACCTTCTGATGATCGGCGTTTTTCTGCACGACACCGGTAAGATTCGCGAATTGACCTATGAAAGCGCATTCAATTATTCGGATGAAGGCCAGTTGCTAGGCCACATGAACATCGGCATTGAAATGCTGAAACACTATGAGGGGCAGGTTAAATCTCTGCTGGGCGAGAATATGCCCGAAGATCTATCGGTACGGCTGAAACATATGATAATCAGCCATCACGGCACGGCTGAATTCGGAAGTCCGAAGATTCCCATGACCCCGGAAGCCGTCGCTCTGCATGCCATCGACAGTCTGGATAGCCGAATCCACATAACGGTTCGGGAGATCAAGGACGATGTGATAAGCAATTCGAACTGGACACCCTACAACGCCGCGCTGCAGCGTAAACTATATAAGGGGCCGAAGCCGAAAAATGGCACTCCGGCCCAGGAAGACGAAGATTAA
- a CDS encoding ferredoxin--NADP reductase yields MTGLLPAQIDELRQRRYNGTVFSVKKTHSDLMILRVKPDFPKPVALPGQYCSLGLGNWEPRFPGTQMENLKPEDESRLMRRAYSLSCSILDEKQNLLDVEIQPFLEFYIVLVREGSEPTKAPVLTPRLFMLTEGDRLNIGEKVTGHYTLEGVKSEDTVILLSTGTGEAPHNYMIWQLLKNGHQGKILSACCVRLRKDLGYYETHQKLMARFPNYMYLPLTTRETDNLAHKIYIQDLITGGQMEAHLGEKLNPASTHVFLCGNPKMIGVPEKDPQTGERVFPKTTGVIELLEQRGFAADNATLKFRGNIHFEEYW; encoded by the coding sequence ATGACGGGATTACTACCCGCTCAAATCGATGAATTACGCCAGAGACGGTATAACGGTACCGTCTTCAGCGTCAAAAAAACTCACAGCGACCTGATGATTCTGCGGGTGAAGCCGGACTTCCCGAAGCCGGTGGCTCTTCCCGGGCAGTATTGTTCGCTCGGTCTGGGAAACTGGGAGCCCCGTTTTCCCGGGACTCAGATGGAAAATCTGAAGCCGGAAGACGAAAGTCGGCTGATGCGTCGGGCTTATTCGCTGAGTTGTTCCATTCTCGACGAAAAACAGAATCTACTCGATGTCGAGATCCAGCCATTTCTCGAATTTTATATCGTTCTGGTTCGCGAAGGCAGCGAACCGACGAAGGCCCCGGTCCTGACACCACGTCTGTTCATGCTCACTGAGGGGGATCGCCTCAACATCGGCGAGAAAGTGACCGGCCATTATACCCTCGAAGGTGTGAAATCCGAGGATACGGTCATTCTTCTGTCGACCGGAACCGGGGAAGCGCCTCACAACTATATGATCTGGCAACTGCTCAAGAATGGTCATCAGGGGAAAATTCTTTCCGCCTGCTGCGTCCGTCTTCGCAAGGATCTGGGCTATTACGAAACGCATCAGAAGCTGATGGCCCGCTTCCCCAACTACATGTATCTTCCCTTAACTACTCGCGAGACTGATAATCTCGCCCATAAAATCTACATTCAGGATCTCATCACCGGTGGGCAGATGGAAGCTCATCTGGGTGAGAAACTCAACCCGGCCAGCACCCACGTGTTCCTGTGCGGAAATCCCAAGATGATTGGCGTTCCCGAAAAGGATCCTCAGACCGGCGAGAGAGTCTTCCCCAAGACCACCGGAGTTATCGAACTTCTGGAACAGCGGGGCTTCGCGGCGGATAATGCCACGCTCAAATTCCGCGGCAATATTCATTTCGAAGAGTACTGGTAG
- a CDS encoding serine/threonine protein kinase, with protein sequence MAEINEMISGYKLRSLLQTGQVSQVFEVVEPQSNRHFAMKVLLPERADDQEQRRVLFHEAEIGIKLRHENIIRIVKTDKSMTNPFFIMEYFPSGSLRKRLFDKDRDFIKEHAAKIFKQCATGLAYMHGNGWIHCDVKPDNILVNAAGDLKLIDFAISKRWKKGFFARTFHRRRKAQGTPSFMSPEQLKGELIDPRADVYSFGTTCYELLTFKKPFTGMNTNDLMNKVVYQKPDSVQYHNNDITDEAAGLILRMMQKERDKRPSTMHEVLMEFRKIRIFKSQVKTQEEY encoded by the coding sequence ATGGCCGAAATCAATGAGATGATCAGCGGTTACAAGTTGCGTTCGCTGCTTCAGACCGGGCAGGTTTCCCAGGTCTTCGAAGTCGTCGAACCGCAAAGCAACCGCCACTTCGCCATGAAAGTCCTGTTGCCGGAACGCGCCGACGATCAGGAGCAGCGCCGTGTTCTGTTTCACGAGGCGGAAATCGGCATCAAGCTCCGCCACGAGAATATCATCCGAATCGTGAAGACGGACAAGTCGATGACCAATCCGTTTTTCATCATGGAATATTTCCCCTCCGGCAGTCTCCGCAAGAGGCTCTTCGATAAAGACCGGGATTTCATCAAGGAACATGCCGCGAAAATCTTCAAGCAATGCGCCACGGGACTGGCGTACATGCACGGCAATGGCTGGATTCACTGCGACGTGAAGCCGGATAATATTCTGGTGAACGCCGCGGGAGATTTGAAGCTAATTGATTTCGCCATTTCGAAGAGGTGGAAAAAAGGCTTTTTTGCAAGAACGTTCCATCGAAGAAGGAAGGCTCAGGGAACGCCCAGTTTTATGTCGCCCGAGCAGTTGAAGGGAGAATTAATCGATCCCCGAGCCGACGTTTACAGTTTCGGAACCACCTGTTATGAGTTGCTGACGTTTAAGAAACCCTTCACGGGAATGAATACAAACGACCTGATGAACAAGGTCGTCTATCAGAAACCCGACTCCGTCCAATATCATAACAATGATATTACTGATGAGGCGGCTGGCCTGATCCTGCGAATGATGCAGAAGGAGCGCGATAAACGCCCTTCCACCATGCACGAAGTTCTTATGGAATTCCGGAAGATTCGCATTTTCAAGTCGCAGGTGAAGACCCAGGAAGAGTATTAA
- a CDS encoding MFS transporter, whose product MEPASNRLRLSVMMFGLYLIVGAWAVTLATYLISSPLLGGLSFSAKYVSWIYNTWAFGGLLAPIFIGLLADRLFAVQRLLALFSFLGGALLIFVALWCESQQANIESIYRDLTQAITIENRPMLDLQMEMLADPQALDPELKQKLIAEQRNLLEDPRLSETVDHAFYTLFGLMFCYCFCCIMTIGCSNVMGFRNLAEPQKNYGRIRLFGTVGWIFAGLIVAFSGTAISHFPLFFAAGLSFVMGVYHLTLPHTPPLGQGKTLGEAFGLPALQLFRERPFRILLGSVFLMSMVQQFYGVYANKFLNDLHLPRPAGFQTIAQVGEVLCMAILPWVVDHWGMRKTMLAGLLGWTLRNALFSTCEVSIVSFVGLPIHGLSFAFFFVTAMIYVDRQAPRKLRASSQGIFTFISSGMGVLSGNMLAAWVVKLNTQGEMINWQPVWVVPMLMSAGVLVFFWIGFRPQLDKVHLEPGEAGKHLVEDIEELASAS is encoded by the coding sequence ATGGAGCCTGCATCGAACCGTCTACGCCTCTCCGTCATGATGTTCGGGTTATATCTGATCGTCGGCGCCTGGGCGGTTACCCTGGCGACTTACCTGATCAGTTCGCCTCTACTGGGTGGGCTCAGTTTTTCCGCCAAGTACGTCAGCTGGATTTACAACACTTGGGCCTTCGGCGGGCTACTCGCCCCCATCTTCATCGGTCTGTTGGCCGATCGACTTTTTGCCGTTCAGAGGTTATTGGCTCTCTTCAGCTTTCTGGGAGGAGCATTGCTGATTTTCGTCGCCTTGTGGTGCGAATCGCAACAGGCGAACATTGAATCCATCTATCGAGATTTAACGCAGGCCATCACCATCGAAAATCGCCCGATGCTCGATCTGCAGATGGAAATGCTCGCCGATCCGCAGGCGCTGGATCCGGAACTGAAACAGAAATTGATTGCGGAACAGAGGAACTTACTCGAGGACCCGCGACTGAGCGAAACAGTCGATCACGCTTTTTATACCCTCTTTGGGCTGATGTTCTGCTATTGCTTCTGCTGCATCATGACTATCGGCTGCAGTAACGTGATGGGCTTTCGCAATCTGGCGGAACCGCAGAAAAACTACGGCCGAATTCGGCTGTTCGGCACTGTGGGGTGGATTTTCGCCGGGCTGATAGTTGCGTTCAGCGGCACGGCCATCTCGCATTTTCCGCTCTTCTTTGCAGCGGGCCTATCGTTCGTCATGGGCGTTTACCATTTGACACTCCCGCACACTCCCCCTCTGGGTCAAGGCAAAACCTTGGGCGAAGCTTTTGGCCTCCCCGCCCTGCAATTGTTTCGCGAACGACCGTTTCGCATACTGCTGGGCAGCGTGTTTCTGATGTCGATGGTCCAGCAGTTTTATGGGGTATACGCCAATAAATTCCTGAACGATCTGCACCTTCCCAGGCCGGCGGGTTTTCAAACCATCGCCCAGGTCGGTGAAGTCTTGTGCATGGCCATCCTGCCTTGGGTAGTCGATCACTGGGGGATGCGAAAAACCATGCTGGCGGGACTACTGGGTTGGACGCTCCGCAATGCGCTGTTCAGCACCTGCGAAGTCTCCATTGTTTCCTTCGTCGGACTGCCTATTCATGGTTTGAGCTTCGCCTTCTTCTTCGTCACCGCCATGATCTACGTGGATCGACAGGCCCCTCGAAAACTGCGAGCCAGCAGCCAGGGCATCTTTACATTCATTTCTAGCGGTATGGGCGTCCTTTCCGGAAACATGCTGGCGGCCTGGGTGGTGAAGTTGAATACCCAGGGGGAAATGATCAATTGGCAACCGGTGTGGGTCGTCCCCATGCTGATGAGTGCCGGGGTTCTCGTCTTTTTCTGGATCGGTTTTCGGCCGCAGCTCGACAAAGTGCATCTGGAACCGGGAGAAGCGGGGAAACATTTGGTCGAGGATATCGAGGAACTCGCCAGCGCCAGTTGA
- a CDS encoding HpcH/HpaI aldolase family protein, translated as MWQNPVKKALKEGKASVGTWLSLGNVAAARFMARTGFDWLNVDIEHSMVGIENTVNIFATCADIGFPCFARVPSNRHDHIKRVLDNGAHGVVVPMVNSREEAVSAVAAMHYPPLGNRSVGGGVHALNFHTTATEYYAKVNQELLVVLQCEHILAVENADNIFSVPGIDAIFVGPNDLAASMRTKEGTLPAPKAFEEALQHILKSCQKNKVAPGIHCGTAEEARRRIDEGWQFIAIASELKMMLDGAKSTLTQLGSQRAKSDLARY; from the coding sequence ATGTGGCAAAATCCCGTCAAAAAAGCTCTGAAAGAAGGTAAAGCGTCGGTCGGCACCTGGCTATCGCTCGGTAATGTGGCCGCCGCCCGCTTTATGGCACGGACGGGCTTCGACTGGCTGAATGTTGACATCGAACACAGCATGGTGGGCATCGAAAACACGGTCAACATCTTCGCCACCTGCGCCGACATCGGCTTCCCCTGCTTTGCCCGAGTTCCGAGCAATCGGCACGATCATATTAAGCGAGTGTTGGACAACGGAGCGCACGGCGTGGTGGTTCCCATGGTCAACAGCCGGGAGGAAGCGGTCTCGGCCGTGGCGGCCATGCATTATCCGCCTTTGGGAAACCGTTCCGTCGGCGGCGGTGTGCACGCTTTGAATTTTCACACCACGGCCACCGAATATTATGCCAAAGTGAACCAGGAACTCTTGGTCGTGCTCCAGTGCGAACACATACTAGCCGTCGAGAACGCGGACAATATTTTTTCGGTGCCCGGTATCGACGCTATCTTCGTCGGCCCCAATGACTTAGCGGCCAGCATGCGGACGAAAGAGGGAACGCTGCCTGCACCGAAAGCATTTGAAGAGGCTTTGCAGCATATTCTCAAGAGCTGCCAGAAAAACAAGGTGGCTCCGGGAATTCACTGCGGCACGGCCGAGGAAGCTCGCAGGAGAATCGATGAAGGATGGCAGTTTATCGCGATTGCCAGTGAATTGAAGATGATGCTGGATGGGGCGAAATCGACTCTAACGCAACTCGGAAGCCAACGAGCCAAGTCGGACTTGGCCCGCTATTAG
- a CDS encoding ribonuclease R family protein, whose amino-acid sequence MSLKSDILYHLKKMKSATVKGLAHEMEVSAGEKREFKNALQTLLQEKKIDLGPGDLLTLTKIPVEDRTGLFRKLPSGHGIVTMPAKPERDPVEWFIKREDTLSAITGDTVMIAPAKSRRDLQGASERAVVVKIVTHGKKTFVGTYIEKNDRPLVRIDEDQFERSVLVKESLPDLLPKDRVWIEVLEFPTDNARGSCRILEKLGEAGDINTEERALLRNLGISETFPPEVLSEAQRIAAEFDESIKPGREDFTQDLVITIDPKDAKDHDDAVSLTVDLTTQHRILTVHIADVSYFVSPGGPLDTEARKRGTSVYLPMRAIPMFPELISNHVASLKEGVTRYVKTVQIEYNAAGARISTRFANGVIKVRKRFNYDEVQSFIEAQPVDWPEDMQQAVREMHRFSRILRERRFQRGSLELQMPEVRLGYNRDGEITGANFTQSNASHQLIEEFMLAANEAVAGHFRQLDVPFLRRIHPSPLPQKLESFAEFARSLGFKIQNPTSRFELQKLLEESSKTEHRHSVHFAFLRSLKQAVYSPDREGHFALASEDYCHFTSPIRRYPDLTVHRLLNQWIKKGRISYQADELKALGELCSKRERLAEEAERGAVELRLKEFVRKNFGLEFDAKITGVIERGFFAQGNTIPIEGFVSAEEFKGIHFDYDPAMHTLQGRQSRLSFRLGQPVRVKLMGIEEERDRIRLKWVKRVVEE is encoded by the coding sequence ATGTCTTTGAAATCGGATATTTTGTACCACTTGAAAAAGATGAAATCGGCCACGGTAAAAGGCCTGGCCCACGAGATGGAAGTCTCCGCTGGCGAAAAGAGAGAATTCAAAAACGCTCTTCAGACACTTCTCCAAGAAAAGAAAATTGACCTCGGACCGGGGGATCTGCTCACCCTGACGAAAATCCCCGTCGAAGATCGAACCGGACTGTTTCGCAAGCTGCCCAGCGGCCACGGTATCGTCACGATGCCGGCCAAGCCCGAGCGCGATCCAGTCGAATGGTTCATCAAACGAGAAGATACTCTCTCGGCCATCACGGGGGATACGGTGATGATCGCCCCGGCGAAGTCCCGGCGAGATCTGCAGGGAGCCAGCGAGCGGGCCGTTGTCGTTAAGATTGTTACCCACGGTAAAAAGACTTTCGTGGGAACCTATATCGAGAAAAACGATAGACCACTCGTCCGCATCGATGAAGATCAATTCGAAAGATCGGTTCTGGTTAAAGAATCGCTTCCCGATCTACTTCCCAAAGATCGCGTCTGGATCGAAGTCCTGGAATTTCCCACCGACAACGCCCGCGGTTCGTGTCGAATCCTGGAGAAACTCGGCGAGGCCGGGGATATCAACACCGAAGAGCGGGCACTATTGCGCAATCTCGGCATCTCGGAAACGTTTCCTCCAGAGGTTCTGTCCGAGGCGCAGCGAATAGCCGCGGAGTTCGATGAATCGATCAAGCCGGGCCGTGAGGATTTCACTCAGGATCTGGTTATTACGATCGATCCTAAGGATGCCAAGGATCACGACGATGCGGTCAGTTTGACTGTCGATCTCACCACGCAGCACCGGATCCTGACGGTACATATCGCGGACGTCAGCTATTTCGTATCTCCCGGCGGGCCTCTGGATACCGAAGCTCGCAAACGCGGCACCAGTGTTTACCTGCCGATGCGGGCGATACCGATGTTTCCGGAACTCATTTCGAATCATGTGGCCAGCCTGAAAGAGGGCGTGACTCGATACGTCAAAACCGTGCAAATCGAATACAACGCCGCCGGGGCGCGAATCTCGACCCGTTTCGCAAACGGGGTGATAAAAGTTCGGAAGCGATTCAACTACGACGAAGTCCAATCATTCATCGAAGCTCAGCCGGTCGATTGGCCGGAGGATATGCAACAGGCAGTCCGGGAGATGCACCGATTCTCTCGAATACTGCGCGAGCGACGATTCCAGCGCGGCAGTCTCGAATTGCAGATGCCAGAGGTGCGCCTGGGCTACAACCGCGACGGAGAAATTACCGGTGCGAATTTCACTCAGTCCAACGCCAGCCATCAACTGATCGAAGAATTCATGCTGGCGGCCAACGAAGCGGTGGCGGGCCATTTTCGACAACTGGATGTCCCGTTCCTTCGCCGGATTCACCCTTCGCCACTCCCGCAAAAGCTGGAGTCGTTTGCCGAGTTCGCTCGCTCGCTGGGATTCAAGATTCAGAATCCGACGAGCCGGTTTGAACTCCAGAAACTGCTGGAGGAGAGTTCTAAAACGGAGCATCGCCACTCGGTCCATTTCGCATTTCTGCGCAGTTTAAAACAAGCAGTTTATTCCCCCGATCGGGAAGGCCATTTCGCTCTGGCGAGTGAAGATTACTGCCACTTTACATCCCCGATTCGAAGGTATCCCGATTTGACGGTGCATCGACTTTTGAATCAGTGGATCAAAAAGGGGCGGATCAGCTATCAGGCCGACGAATTGAAAGCTTTGGGCGAATTGTGCAGTAAGCGGGAGCGTCTGGCCGAGGAGGCCGAGCGCGGTGCCGTGGAACTGCGGCTGAAAGAATTCGTCCGCAAGAATTTCGGTCTGGAATTCGATGCGAAGATCACCGGCGTCATCGAACGGGGCTTTTTCGCACAGGGAAATACGATTCCCATTGAAGGGTTCGTTTCGGCGGAGGAATTCAAGGGCATCCACTTCGACTACGACCCGGCCATGCACACCTTGCAGGGTCGGCAGTCACGTCTCTCGTTCCGCCTCGGCCAACCCGTGCGGGTGAAGTTGATGGGGATTGAAGAAGAGCGGGACAGAATCCGCTTGAAGTGGGTAAAAAGAGTCGTTGAAGAATAG
- a CDS encoding thiol-disulfide oxidoreductase DCC family protein: MTTLTANKLESQACVLFDGDCRFCQKSVALLRKLDWLQRLSFHNARDFDTIPPHTVALDADRLLQEMHVLTPEGTKAFAGFKAFRWIAGRLPALWLIVPFLYIPGVPFLGQKLYLWVARNRYGLVPCHDGQCAVPLKKKK, encoded by the coding sequence ATGACCACACTGACCGCCAACAAATTGGAATCTCAAGCCTGCGTTCTATTCGATGGCGACTGCCGGTTCTGTCAGAAATCGGTTGCGTTGCTGCGGAAGCTAGACTGGCTGCAGCGTTTGAGCTTTCATAATGCCCGGGACTTCGATACCATCCCTCCGCACACCGTTGCTTTGGACGCCGATCGACTCCTTCAGGAGATGCACGTACTCACTCCGGAGGGCACAAAGGCCTTTGCTGGCTTTAAGGCCTTCCGCTGGATCGCCGGCCGACTTCCCGCCCTTTGGCTAATAGTGCCTTTTCTGTATATTCCCGGTGTACCTTTTCTCGGGCAGAAGTTGTATCTTTGGGTGGCTCGGAATCGCTATGGATTAGTCCCCTGCCACGACGGACAGTGTGCCGTGCCATTGAAGAAGAAAAAATAA
- a CDS encoding acetyl-CoA carboxylase carboxyltransferase subunit alpha gives MSIPAPLPFENDIHALEQALSRLEQAADPAQTTEIRRIRKELDGLLKQKYASLSAWETVLVSRHPNRPQTVDYTNMIFDEFVELHGDRAFGDDRALRTGFARIGGQKVMLIGHQKGKTLKERQTCFYGCAHPEGYRKALSKMKLAAKYRIPIICLIDTPGAFPGIGAEERGQALLIATSILEMSRIETPIICIVIGEGGSGGALGIGVGDRVSMLEHAYYSVISPEGCAGILWKVANEQTKPLAADALKLTSGHLHKLGVVDDVIDEPLGGAHRNPREMANILKSYLTRSLRSLIRKPLDVLMTERYEKFRKMGVFTQ, from the coding sequence ATGAGCATACCCGCACCCTTACCGTTCGAAAACGACATTCACGCGCTGGAGCAGGCCCTTTCTCGTCTGGAACAGGCGGCGGATCCGGCCCAGACCACCGAAATTCGGCGCATTCGCAAAGAACTCGATGGTCTGCTGAAACAGAAGTACGCCAGCCTATCGGCCTGGGAAACCGTGCTCGTCTCCCGGCACCCTAACCGACCGCAAACCGTCGATTACACCAACATGATTTTCGATGAATTCGTCGAGCTTCATGGGGATCGGGCTTTTGGCGACGACCGGGCTCTTCGCACCGGCTTCGCCCGCATCGGCGGACAGAAAGTCATGCTGATCGGGCATCAGAAAGGAAAAACGCTCAAGGAGCGACAAACCTGCTTTTACGGCTGTGCTCATCCGGAAGGCTATCGCAAAGCCCTTTCGAAAATGAAGCTGGCCGCCAAATATCGAATTCCGATCATCTGCCTGATCGATACACCGGGAGCATTCCCCGGCATCGGCGCGGAAGAGCGCGGTCAGGCCCTGCTGATTGCCACCAGTATTCTGGAAATGTCTCGGATCGAAACGCCCATCATCTGCATCGTCATTGGGGAAGGGGGCTCCGGCGGAGCGCTGGGTATCGGCGTCGGCGACCGGGTTTCCATGCTGGAGCACGCTTACTATTCGGTCATTTCGCCGGAAGGGTGTGCGGGCATTCTCTGGAAAGTGGCTAACGAACAGACCAAACCCCTTGCGGCCGATGCCCTGAAATTAACCTCGGGCCATCTTCACAAACTGGGGGTCGTTGACGATGTGATCGATGAGCCACTGGGGGGCGCGCATCGCAACCCCCGGGAGATGGCCAATATTCTTAAAAGCTACCTGACCAGGAGTTTGCGCTCCTTGATTCGCAAACCGCTCGATGTGCTGATGACCGAGCGTTACGAGAAATTCCGCAAGATGGGCGTTTTCACGCAGTAA